ggtaaatagaagGTGTCTTTTCctttgggtgggggatttcaggaCTGGGgggatatttttaaggtgagaggagaaagattttaaaaagacacaggGGCAACTGTTTTTTACACAAACAGTAgttcatgaatggaatgaacgtccagaaaaagtggtggatgtgggaacagttacaacatttaaaagacatttggataagtacatgaataagaaatgcttggaaggatatggaccaagcgcagacaggtgggactagtttgggattttggtcggcatggactggttggaccaaagggtctgtttccaagctgtatgactctatgattttacaCAGTATAATGCTCCAGTTCCACAAACAGCAAGTTCTCTATTTTGAAGTGGTGGCTTGCAATGGATGTGCCAGCCAAAGGTTCTTTCAGTTAGAAaccaaaaaagaaaatgctggaaaatctcagcaggtctggcagcatctttaaggagagaaaacagctgaCGTTTCaaatctaactgaccctttgtcaaaggtcaattagactcgaaacgtcagctcttttctctccttacagatgctgccagacctgctgagattttccagcattttctcttttggtttcagattccagcatctgcaggaatttGCTTTTCTTTCAGTTAGACGTCTGTGATAGGAGCAGCTCCTTTTCTTGTCCAAGACACAATGGGATGGAACAGAGAAGGAGAAGATCCTGGGCTTGTGCCCGGAGTTTTTGGTATTCACTTTGTGAACGTTAACAGTTCATTGGGAGTCCCACATCTCAGGGCCACAGAGACATGGAGAAGGTAAGAGCTATGGGGTTGGATGTCTGTTCAAATCTGACCCTGGTGTCAGGTCTACTTTGAATTCGGACCTTAGATTAGGTGTTGGCCAGTTAGGGGTCATTGTGCTTAGCATCAAATTAAGTTTCAACACACACAGTAGAGCTGCAATGGTTAGTGCACTTCAACATTGTTTGCTGACTGGGCTTTTTGCTACCCGCGTGCCTTATTCGGTGGTGGTTCCTCACTGTGCTGGGTTCAAGATGCCCAGATCTTTATGTTAACATTTGTGTATTTTCCAGAAAAGGTCCTTACTGAAGATCTGGGGATGTCACATAGGAAACGGGAGAAATTAAAAGGCTTGGTCAAAGAGATGGGTTTTTCAAGAAGTTTGACAAGTTGAGGAGAGAACATAACAGGAAGCAAATTTCAAAATGCACTGGCAAGGCAATTATTATTGACTGACAGACTTGGCCAGATAATGAAAGGGTACATCTCGAGCTAAGGCCAGAGATGTTTGCACAGGATCGAAAGCAGattgaaaaattgttttgaaataTCAGGTCAACAAGCGGTCTGTATGTAGTCAGTCAGCGTGCTAACCAGTCTCTCTATTGATGACAGACCACAAGTATTTCCTACTGCTATTCTGAAGCAGGGTAGAGTCTGGTGAAAGGCAGCTAACCATTTGCAGAACAAGTCCCTTATGTTTGTTTTGGATCTCTGTTTTGATAATTACCAAAGCAAAGAGCACCAAAGTAATGGGATCATGCTGAGCAGTGAGTTTTGCTCATTGCGGTTCATTGAACTAAATGTACAGGGCGAACAGTAGTCACTGAAGTTAGGCAGAAGAGTGAGATTTCAAAACCTACCTGTAATTAGTATGTGGTATTACAGGGAATGGCTCGAAGGTCAGTGGCATTAAAAATTAGTTACAGGAAAATCACACGAGACTGGAAGTATCAGAGTGCTTATGGGGAATAAGTATGATCACACCTTGCTGCTATTTACTTTCATCACGGGACCTGAGTACATCTACAATTCACTCAGGAAGAATATACATTGCCACAAGACTAATGTCATTATCCTCTATCTCAACGGAATGGTTGCATTGCTAACCGTTGTCATAGCAACTTCCTTGTGACATTGCACTGACTGGTTAACTAGTGAATGTTAAGAGCTGCAAGAGTTTTAGTGCTGCCCCACACTCAATCTACCAACGACAGACGTGAGGTTTGCTAGGTTTTATGTCATTAATGACCACAGGATCTGTGCCATTTATCTAACATTAGCCATTTTGTATCtttacccctccccacccccccccccaccccaacccaaaGGGTGTTGAAACATTTCTTTTGGCAGCAGGTTGTTGTCAGCTATGTCTTCAGTTTAGACAACACTTGGCTTTCCTGATTTCCCTGTAACTAATTGGTCAAATTGTTGTTTTCAAAAAGAGATGTCTCATTTTTATAAAGGGTTTGCCAAGGATTGTACAGGGCTTGAAAGAGAGAGGTTATTTATAGAAATGATGCATGCTGGGCTTACTGACGAAGTGAAGAAAGATTTACATCCTTGTGAAACAGATTGCCTCTGCATTTTGAAACAAAATTATCACAGATTAATAAACAGCAGCTAGAGGTTCATTCTACATCGAAATCCCTGTAGTTCCCGCAATGGTAAAGCAACTCAAATTTTGATTAAAACAAATTTGGATCACtgatattcaccctgtccattctttttttttaatttcaaagtaCTCCCAATGAGCAAAACCCACTGCACAGAATGATCCCATCCCCCCAAAAAAATCTGTGTAAAGTCCCAGATGTGTATCTGCACGTTGGGGATTCCTAGAGAACTCAGTAACAGATGTGCAGATGAGATCCATGGTTAGGGGCTGGTCTGTCCTTCCCATATACAGCTGGGATAATCTTGACCTTATTATTGCTGCTGGACTCCCCCAGTTCAGCAATGTCCAATACAACAGAGCCAaggtcccctctctgtctcagagctCTTGACCAAAACGTACTTTGAAAAAATTTGAGTTTAGCGTACATTGACTGTATGAAAACATTCTGTGGCTGCTGATTGGTCAAAAAAAACCCATCAGATCACGTTATCTTCTTTCCCAACAGCCAATGTTAGTTTACCCAAAATCCAACAGAGTTGGGATCCAAACAATATTGCAATGTGGGAGCATTATCTGGCTGGGTCAATCTCAATTTAAATTACTAGGTGTGTAGGAAACCTGTTCAGAGTTAATGATGTAATGTAATGATATAACACCTTATTTGGTAATATCTTGTTCGTGATCAACACACAAGGGCAATGTGTCCAGCTATAACTTGACCTGATGATGGTTGAATTGTCAAAGTTTCTGCCTGACAGGCAGGTGGACAGGCAGGCTGAGATAGGGTAATTTGATATTGGTTAATTAATGGAAAGCCTGGAGTGACAACACTTTAGGACCTTGGGTGTGGCTCAGCCCAGCTTTTGGAGCTGGACTTTACTGGAGAGGGGGAGTATTTGACATTGAGTGTCCATGTGTGGATAGAATCTGGACTGGCTTGGTCACTCAGTCCTGTCATATTGGCTGGTGAGCAGAGTAATGGTTTAAACTGCCTTGCTGGTATTGATAGAAATCATAATTTAAATTAAAGCACACGTTTGTTCCAGCAGGCTTTAATTATGCTTTGCTCTGCAGCTGCTGCTATGGTAATGGTTTGCCATATTGGCTGGTGAGCAGTAAAGCCATGAAGCCAATATGGAAAACCACCAACTTTAAGTGTCCTGGAAATCACAAGTTTGTTTTTGCTCTGCAGCCTGCTGGAAAATGTGCTTTGGCTATAAACAATGACCATATATGGAAATTAATCAACCCCCAAATCCAGCCCTGGGCCCAGCCATACCCAGTGGGAGCATGGCATCTTTTGATAGCCAACTCAAAACTCCCAAATCTGAGCACATCCAGTTCTCAGGTGGATCTATATGGAGGTTTCTTGGCAAAGAGCCTTATAGGGAAAGCCTTATAGAGAATTATGGCATCAAATGTCTTCCATGAATGTAGATTAAGCAATCGCCCTTATTATCCATATATGTCATTATGTACAACAATCTATATGTACAAtagttccattattatccatatatgGAACTATTGTACATGGTTTTCATGGAAGACATTTGATGCCATAATTCTCTATAAGGCTTTCCCTATAAGGCTCTTTGCCAAGAAACCTCCATATAGATCCACCTGAGAACTGGATGTGCTCAGATTTGGGAGTTTTGAGTTGGCTATCAAAAGATGCCATGCTCCCACTTGGGTATGGCTGGGCCCAGGGCTGGATTTGGGGGTTGATTAATTTCCATATATGGTCATTGTTTATAGCCAAAGCACATTTTCCAGCAGGCTGCAGAGCAAAAACAAACTTGTGATTTCCAGGACACAAAGTTGGTGGTTTTCCATATTGGCTTCATGGCTTTACTGCTCACCAGCCAATATGGCAAACCATTACCATTAAGGTTGAGTAAGAGATTTGATGCCATATATTGAGGAAAGCTATATTTACATATAATGTGCCACTATTATCCATATATGGCTATTGATGAATCAACATCCTTTTAGAAGTCCATGGATTTCATGCAAGATATTTGATGACATGGATGTTTCTTGGTAATGGCATATCCATACTTGGTAGTAATAGAATGTTCTGGAAATGTCATAGAATCTATATGTACAATaatgttccattattatccatatatgGTAATTATCCAAATATGGCCCAGGGTGTTTTTGCTTTCCATATGTGGTAATTTATTCATACCCATTTATGGAAGTTAAAGCAGGATGCAGAGCAGCCAATACAGAAAACCACTAACACTGCTATAGATGGAAATTACAGTTTGTTAGTGATTTTCCAAATTGGCTTCATGGCTTTCTGCTCACCAGCCAATGTACCAAAAGAGCATTCTGGAAATGCCCATATTTGGTAATAATATCTGTCATTACCAAATATAGATGTTTCTAGAATGTTCCATTCATACCAAGAAGGTATCAACCAGAACAGGACATTACTAAGAACGTACTAGAAGCATCCATATTAGGTAATGACAGAACGTTCTGTAAACCTCTGTATTAGGAAATGACAGAACATTCTGTTCTGGTTGAGATCTATTCTTGGTAATAACAGAACGTTCTGGAAACATCCATATTTGGTTATGACGGAACATTCTGAGCCTCAGAATAGGACGCTCTGTTCCATAAAAGGTTATATATATCAGTCTCGATGGACTTCCAGGGAGGTAAACTTTGTCCGTCATGGACCTGACCATATTTGGGTATGAGATTGGTGAAGTGATTGCAGAGGGCACATTTTCCATTGTGAGAAAGGCCTTCTCCCAAAAGCTTCAACGATCTGTTGCCATTAAAGTCATCGATAAATCAAAGCAGTCTGATGACTACTTAACTAAATGTTTGCCAAGGGAGGTTTCCATTTTTGCGGAATGCTCCCACCCTAATATAATCAAAGTATACCAGATCATTGAATCGAGTGAACATACATTGTTTATAATGGAAGAAGCGAAAGCAGACCTCTACGACTTCATTGACTCTCAAGGTCATTTATCTGAAGAGGTCGCCAGACCATATTTTAGGCAGATTTCCCAGGCTTTGGAATATTGTCATATTCATCACATCGCACACCGTGATATTAAGTGTGAAAACATCTTAATTACTGCTGATAATATCCCAAAACTCACGGACTTTGGATTGGCAACTTGCATTAAAAGCTCAGAGAGTTGCCCGTCTTCAACATTTTGTGGATCAGCAGCGTATGCTGCTCCTGAGATTCTCAATGGTGAGAAATATGATCCATTTAAAGCAGATATCTGGAGCCTGGGGGTTCTCCTTTATGTTATAGTGACAGGCTGCCTGCCTTTTGATGATAGTGACCTTTCAAAGCTCAAGGAGCTACAGATACAATCTTTACagtttcccccatcaccttccctgaGTGACTGCTGTCGAAATCTGATTGATGTAACGTTAGAAAGAAACCCAGAGATAAGAGCGAGCATTAAACATGTAGTAGACCATCAATGGCTGAGAGAATCAAATTAAATATTCatatatttaaattttaaaaatatatttaataTTGAAAAGGGCTCATCCTCCAGGAACAACTCCTGGAGGACGAGCCCTTTTTTTTTGGTCCTTTGATCCAGCCTATCCATATTTGGTATTAGATTCATACCTTATATGGAAGTTCCAATACTGGGACCCATCCATACTGCTCCAGTGAAATGATGATCTGTGGAATCGTATGGAATTAAACAGAGTTCAGATGGGTCCCAATATGAATGGGCTCTATTGGAACTCTATTGGGTTCCCATCCATTCTTTATGGTTCCATTATGATTCCCTCTGGTAACCCTCTTTATCATCCATATTCTAATGGAAGGCCATTTCATCCATGCCATTAATCCATACCTTATATGGAAATTTCAATTAACGGAGGTTAAATTGGTTGTTTCAGTGAACTGAAACTACATCTTTGTGGGAACCTCTTAAAAAGATGTAGTTTCACCTCACTAATATTACCAATTCAACCTCCGTTAATTGAAACTCCGTTAATGGTGAAAAAGACCTCATTCTTTGAAGAAATGAGCATAGTTTAGCCTTCCCTATTGGAACTTCCATGCAAGGTATGGATTTAACGGAAGGTTAAACACTGGGGCAGTCACCTTGGCTTTATTAGGACACTATCAATGGCTTAGCGAGTCAAATTAAATATCAtatatttaaaaatatatttaataTTGAAAAGGGCTCATCCTCAGGAGGACGAGCCCTTTTTTTTGGTCCTTTGATCCAGCCTATCCATATTTGCTATTAGATCCCTACCTTATATGGAAGTTCCAATACTGGGACCCATCCATACTGCTCCAGTGAAATGATGATCTGTGGAATCATATGGAATTAACCTCAGTACAGAAGGGTCCCAATATGAATGGGCTGTATTGAAACTTCCATATATGGAAGGCTGATCTAAAACAGCCTATATATAGCAAAATTTTTTACCCCTTGCATGTGGAATTATTGAGTTTACATCCATTCTTTATGGCCATAAGGGCCATGAAATTGAGGTtccctaatgaccccctccagtATTTATCATCCATATTCTAATGGAAGGCCATTAATTGAAACTTCCATATAAGGTATGGATTAATGGCTTGGATGAAGCCATTAATCCATACCTTATATGGAAGTTTCAATTAACGGAGGTTGAATTGGTTATTTTAGTGAGCCGAGACTACATCTTCTTAAGAGGTTCCCACAAAGATGTAGTTGCAGCTGACTGAAACAACCAATTCAACCTCCGATAAATGGAAGTTTCAATGGCTTAGTTTGGCCTTCCCTATTGGAACTTCCATGCAAGGTATGGATGTAATAGAAGGTTAAACACTGGGGCAGTCACATTGGCTTGAACTGGTACTAAATTGATCAAAAGTGGACACAGCATTTGAAGCCAGTTAAAGGCAAGGTGACTGCCCCAGGGGGATACTAAGGTCATTATGGAACCTCAGTTCCATGGCAAACAAAAGTTGGAGTTTGGCAAATTGCTAAGTTTTGGGTAATTATGATTGATGGTGGACAAAGTTGTACAGAAATGTATCTTGGATCTCAATCGCAGCCGTAGGAACATCTGGGGCATATAGCCTTGCCCTTTATTTCTGTATTACTTTGTCCATCTTCAGTCATGATTACCCAAAACTTATCAAagttcttttttttatataaaaaaaccCAGCAACCATTTGCACTCTGTACTTTGCATTGCTTGCCAGGGCTGGAGCACAGTAATATGAACATTGTGGTCATGCATGTTGCAACAGAAATAAATGATGTGATAATAGTTGGGCAGACAGGTGTTCCTACGGCTGCGATTGAGATCcaagaatggtgtgttgcctccatgGTGCAAGGGTCAAGCATGTCTCAAGCAGTTACAGCAATTTCTCAAAGGGGCTGGAGGTGATTGTATACATTGGTATCAACAGCATCAGGGGAGAAAGGCCTGTAGGACCCCCATTCCTTTTTCtccctatgttgttggtaccagaGGTCCTGCAGAGATTACTACAAAAGGAATTATGGATCCCAAACAATAATGAGATAAGAGAGAAGGTTGGCACaggttaaatatcacacaa
The Chiloscyllium punctatum isolate Juve2018m chromosome 16, sChiPun1.3, whole genome shotgun sequence DNA segment above includes these coding regions:
- the LOC140487254 gene encoding testis-specific serine/threonine-protein kinase 6-like, translated to MDLTIFGYEIGEVIAEGTFSIVRKAFSQKLQRSVAIKVIDKSKQSDDYLTKCLPREVSIFAECSHPNIIKVYQIIESSEHTLFIMEEAKADLYDFIDSQGHLSEEVARPYFRQISQALEYCHIHHIAHRDIKCENILITADNIPKLTDFGLATCIKSSESCPSSTFCGSAAYAAPEILNGEKYDPFKADIWSLGVLLYVIVTGCLPFDDSDLSKLKELQIQSLQFPPSPSLSDCCRNLIDVTSRSSIRSGSSIRPGSPIRPGSPI